Proteins found in one Sporosarcina sp. FSL K6-3457 genomic segment:
- a CDS encoding Msr family ABC-F type ribosomal protection protein, producing the protein MEQICFELENVEMTYLDKVIVKIERLAVHQFDRIGIVGKNGAGKSTLLKVIADSIQPTSGKVKRHVECGYFEQLEPPTVAKADAALLGRLAVPQESEQLSGGEQTRLKLAQLFTHYYEALLIDEPTTHLDQEGISFLLDELKYYFGALVLISHDRAVLDALVTTIWEVSDGEVYVYTGNYSEYLEQKQLEREQQRQAHEQFMKEKSRLEKAALEKMKKAEKITQAGNMSKKESKAMANRMIETKSKGTSQKAVHRAAKAIEQRMEKLQEVEAVQEEKPIVFRQSKALELHNKFPIMADQLTLQIEDNVLVDEVSFQLPLGKKIAITGANGVGKSTLLQHIANGGAGLTISPKAKIGYFHQMSYQFPTDETVLQFVRNRSDYDEGLLRSVLHAMQFVGTDIQKDMKSLSGGEAIRLQLCQLFLGNYNILLLDEPTNFLDIHALEALERFMAAYEGTVVFVSHDQVFINHVADLQYHIHAKKLNQV; encoded by the coding sequence ATGGAACAAATTTGTTTTGAATTAGAAAATGTTGAAATGACTTATTTAGATAAAGTGATTGTAAAGATTGAACGATTAGCTGTTCATCAATTTGACCGTATCGGCATTGTTGGAAAAAATGGTGCGGGGAAAAGTACATTGTTAAAAGTCATTGCTGACAGTATTCAACCAACCAGTGGAAAAGTGAAGCGTCATGTGGAGTGTGGTTATTTTGAGCAACTGGAACCACCAACTGTTGCCAAGGCAGATGCCGCGTTACTTGGAAGATTAGCAGTTCCGCAAGAATCCGAGCAGTTAAGTGGTGGCGAGCAAACAAGGCTGAAGCTTGCCCAGTTGTTTACGCATTATTACGAAGCGTTATTAATCGATGAGCCTACAACTCACTTGGACCAAGAAGGCATTTCATTTTTACTTGATGAATTAAAATATTACTTCGGAGCACTTGTGTTAATTAGTCATGATCGGGCTGTTTTAGATGCACTTGTCACAACCATTTGGGAAGTAAGTGACGGTGAAGTGTATGTTTACACAGGAAATTACAGCGAATACCTTGAACAGAAGCAGCTAGAGCGTGAACAACAACGTCAGGCACATGAACAATTCATGAAGGAAAAGAGTCGCCTTGAAAAAGCAGCACTAGAAAAAATGAAAAAGGCTGAAAAAATCACTCAAGCGGGAAATATGTCGAAAAAAGAATCGAAGGCAATGGCCAATCGTATGATTGAAACGAAATCAAAAGGTACGAGTCAAAAAGCGGTGCATCGTGCAGCAAAAGCGATTGAACAACGAATGGAAAAACTGCAGGAAGTCGAAGCTGTACAAGAAGAAAAGCCCATCGTCTTCCGTCAATCGAAAGCATTGGAATTACACAACAAGTTTCCCATTATGGCAGACCAGCTAACCCTTCAAATTGAAGATAATGTACTAGTAGACGAAGTGAGTTTCCAACTGCCACTTGGCAAAAAAATCGCGATTACGGGGGCAAATGGTGTCGGTAAAAGTACATTGCTTCAGCATATTGCAAATGGTGGTGCAGGTTTAACCATTTCACCGAAAGCAAAAATTGGTTATTTCCATCAAATGAGCTACCAATTTCCGACGGATGAAACAGTGCTACAATTCGTGAGAAACCGTTCAGACTATGATGAAGGATTGTTACGCAGTGTGTTACATGCCATGCAATTTGTCGGTACAGATATCCAGAAAGATATGAAGTCACTAAGTGGTGGGGAAGCAATCCGCTTACAGCTATGTCAGCTATTCTTGGGGAATTATAACATTTTATTGTTGGATGAGCCGACCAATTTTTTAGATATCCATGCGCTTGAAGCATTGGAGAGATTTATGGCTGCATATGAAGGGACGGTTGTATTTGTTTCCCATGATCAAGTATTCATCAATCATGTGGCAGACTTGCAGTATCATATTCATGCAAAAAAATTAAATCAAGTATGA
- the dfr gene encoding DfrD/DfrG/DfrK family trimethoprim-resistant dihydrofolate reductase — MKISLIAAMDSNRVIGKANDIPWRIPKDWEFVKKITMGHSIVLGRKNLESIGRALPNRRNIVLTRDKSFTFDGCEMAYSIEDVFRLCEDDEELFIFGGEQIYTMFLPYVEKIYMTKIHHEFEGDTFFPEVQFDEWNEIAMEKGVRDEENPYDYDFCVFERKK; from the coding sequence ATGAAAATATCATTAATTGCGGCGATGGATAGCAATCGAGTCATTGGGAAAGCGAATGATATCCCATGGAGAATTCCAAAGGATTGGGAATTTGTTAAAAAGATTACAATGGGACATTCTATTGTATTGGGCAGGAAGAATCTTGAGTCAATTGGTAGGGCTTTGCCGAATCGAAGGAATATTGTTTTGACAAGAGATAAGAGTTTTACTTTTGATGGTTGTGAAATGGCTTATTCAATCGAGGATGTATTCAGGTTATGTGAAGACGATGAAGAGCTATTTATTTTTGGTGGGGAACAGATTTACACGATGTTTTTGCCTTATGTTGAGAAAATCTATATGACAAAAATTCATCATGAATTTGAAGGAGATACATTTTTTCCAGAAGTTCAATTCGATGAATGGAATGAAATCGCTATGGAAAAAGGAGTTAGGGATGAAGAAAATCCATATGATTACGATTTTTGTGTTTTTGAAAGAAAAAAATGA
- a CDS encoding MFS transporter, with protein MKQQNATEIEHYLHSTEAQQKLYKRSLIVVIMSQIFGGAGLAAGITVGALLAKDMLGSASYAGLPTALFTLGSALAAFLVGRISQRFGRRYGLSFGFITGGIGALAVVLAATIDNVLLLFLALFVYGAGTSTNLQARYAGTDLASEKQRATAISIALVSTTLGAVAGPNLVTPMGKFAMTLGIPALAGPFILAAAAYLIAGLIFLIYLRPDPFLVARAIATEKDKQRLDKVNDGHQVLQSKLNRVGVVVGALVLILSHAVMVGIMTMTPVQMQNHGAQLSAVGLVIGLHIAAMYLPSLVTGILVDKIGRTFMVIASGVTLATAGVVAALAPGGSLFWLAFALILLGLGWNFGLISGTAIIIDSTDMKTRAKTQGTVDVWVALSGTAGGLLSGLIVAYSSYAILGFVGMYLALLLIPLMIWVRVKQKRS; from the coding sequence ATGAAGCAACAAAATGCTACTGAAATAGAGCACTATCTCCATTCAACTGAAGCCCAACAAAAGTTGTATAAGCGTTCACTCATTGTGGTCATCATGTCACAGATTTTCGGGGGTGCAGGGCTTGCCGCAGGGATTACAGTCGGCGCGCTCCTTGCGAAGGACATGTTAGGGAGTGCGAGTTATGCAGGACTGCCGACTGCGTTATTTACACTTGGTTCAGCGTTAGCTGCTTTTTTAGTAGGGCGGATTTCGCAGCGCTTTGGTCGTCGATATGGGCTTTCTTTTGGGTTTATCACCGGGGGAATAGGGGCCCTTGCAGTTGTGCTTGCTGCGACGATTGACAATGTCTTGTTATTATTTTTAGCGTTATTTGTGTATGGCGCGGGTACTTCGACGAATTTACAAGCACGGTATGCTGGAACTGATTTAGCAAGTGAGAAACAACGGGCAACAGCTATTAGTATCGCGCTAGTTTCGACGACATTGGGAGCGGTGGCAGGACCGAATTTAGTCACACCAATGGGGAAATTCGCAATGACACTTGGCATACCAGCTTTAGCAGGTCCATTTATCTTAGCGGCAGCTGCTTATCTGATTGCAGGTCTAATTTTTTTAATATACTTACGCCCTGATCCATTTTTAGTGGCAAGAGCAATTGCGACAGAGAAGGACAAACAAAGGCTAGACAAGGTGAACGATGGACATCAGGTGTTACAAAGTAAGCTGAATCGTGTCGGTGTTGTCGTTGGGGCACTCGTTCTTATTCTCTCACATGCGGTGATGGTTGGAATTATGACGATGACACCTGTTCAAATGCAAAATCATGGTGCGCAATTGAGTGCAGTTGGTCTCGTCATTGGTCTCCATATTGCCGCCATGTATTTGCCGTCGCTGGTGACAGGCATATTGGTCGATAAAATCGGTCGTACGTTTATGGTCATTGCTTCGGGCGTTACATTAGCTACGGCAGGTGTTGTTGCAGCCTTAGCACCGGGTGGTTCTCTATTTTGGCTAGCCTTTGCACTCATATTGCTTGGACTTGGGTGGAACTTTGGTTTAATTAGCGGGACTGCTATTATTATTGATTCGACAGATATGAAAACACGTGCGAAAACACAAGGAACTGTTGATGTATGGGTGGCATTATCTGGGACAGCAGGTGGCTTATTATCGGGGCTCATCGTTGCGTATTCAAGCTATGCGATTTTAGGCTTTGTTGGCATGTATTTAGCTTTATTGCTAATACCTCTTATGATATGGGTTCGTGTGAAGCAGAAGCGTAGCTAA
- a CDS encoding zinc ribbon domain-containing protein YjdM → MSNLPNCPKCNSEYTYEDGNLFVCPECAHEWTLESAAEEVEEKKVYKDANGNILNDGDSVTVIKDLKVKGSSNVVKAGTKVKSIRLIDGDHDIDCKIDGFGAMQLKTEFVKKL, encoded by the coding sequence ATGTCAAATTTACCAAATTGCCCAAAGTGTAATTCAGAGTATACATACGAGGATGGCAACCTTTTTGTGTGTCCAGAATGTGCGCATGAGTGGACGTTAGAATCGGCAGCAGAAGAGGTAGAAGAGAAAAAGGTCTATAAAGATGCCAATGGCAATATTTTAAACGATGGTGATTCTGTAACGGTTATCAAGGATCTGAAAGTAAAAGGCAGCTCAAATGTCGTAAAGGCGGGTACAAAAGTGAAGAGTATTCGTTTGATTGATGGCGACCATGATATTGATTGTAAAATCGATGGCTTTGGTGCTATGCAGTTGAAGACGGAGTTTGTTAAAAAGCTGTAA
- a CDS encoding helix-turn-helix domain-containing protein, producing MKNNLIALSIFSLAFAVVLGSWLIAEGIRENAVSGKELVITTTPPKEIAQAHMFTMTELASYLGLSEADVEKLGPVPTGDGITNSILPYLRIGDTIYYPKEAVDRWLREMEIDIAY from the coding sequence ATGAAGAACAATCTAATCGCATTATCTATTTTTAGTTTAGCATTTGCTGTTGTGTTGGGAAGTTGGCTAATAGCAGAAGGAATACGTGAAAATGCAGTAAGTGGTAAAGAATTAGTGATCACGACTACACCACCAAAAGAGATTGCACAAGCACATATGTTTACAATGACGGAGTTGGCTAGCTACTTAGGTTTGAGTGAAGCAGATGTTGAAAAATTGGGACCTGTACCAACTGGGGATGGTATAACAAATAGTATACTTCCTTATTTGAGAATAGGGGATACAATCTACTATCCAAAAGAAGCGGTAGATCGATGGTTGCGAGAAATGGAGATTGATATTGCTTATTGA
- a CDS encoding YqjF family protein, translating to MDEHMKSKKAHWNDSHRLWPLPHLPWTMKQTWNDLLFAHYPIKLKVLQTLVPDALPLDSFNGMGWIGVIPFHITDIRLRGLPPIPGTNRFPELNVRTYVTLDGKPGVYFFSLDADNRLAAEVAKLFYHLPYVNADMMVKQNGSIIDYKSRRRSSNDAKLVCSYRPISEPFHATKGSFNEWMAERYCLYTLNTKGVPLRCDILHPPWLLQHAEAEFSENTMLSKQGIQIESDQPILHFSKKIEVRMWPLVRALD from the coding sequence ATGGATGAACACATGAAATCGAAAAAAGCCCACTGGAACGACAGTCATCGCCTATGGCCTTTGCCACATTTACCGTGGACTATGAAGCAGACTTGGAACGATCTTTTGTTTGCTCATTACCCCATCAAACTCAAAGTCTTACAAACGCTCGTGCCTGATGCTCTGCCCTTGGATTCATTTAACGGCATGGGCTGGATTGGTGTAATTCCGTTTCATATAACGGACATTCGACTGCGTGGCCTACCCCCTATTCCTGGAACTAACCGATTTCCTGAGCTCAACGTTCGGACGTATGTAACACTCGATGGCAAACCTGGAGTTTATTTCTTTAGTCTGGACGCTGACAACCGGCTTGCTGCCGAGGTGGCCAAACTGTTCTATCACTTGCCCTATGTGAATGCTGACATGATGGTGAAACAGAATGGGTCAATAATTGATTATAAGAGCAGGAGAAGAAGTAGTAATGATGCCAAATTGGTGTGTAGTTATAGACCAATTTCAGAGCCATTTCACGCAACTAAAGGGTCTTTCAATGAATGGATGGCCGAGCGCTATTGCTTATATACGCTAAACACTAAAGGTGTGCCTCTTCGCTGCGATATTCTGCATCCCCCCTGGCTACTGCAGCACGCGGAGGCTGAATTTAGCGAGAACACGATGCTGTCTAAGCAAGGCATTCAGATTGAAAGTGACCAGCCTATCTTACACTTTTCAAAAAAGATAGAGGTTCGTATGTGGCCTTTGGTTCGTGCTTTAGATTGA
- a CDS encoding DUF2619 domain-containing protein, with translation MVEKALFIIIILRIFSGSVDITAAMLMYKFNLSRHSSPSSTQSKA, from the coding sequence TTGGTTGAAAAAGCTCTTTTTATCATAATTATATTGAGGATTTTTTCAGGAAGTGTAGATATCACCGCCGCCATGCTGATGTATAAATTTAACCTCTCAAGGCATTCATCTCCTTCCTCAACGCAAAGCAAAGCGTAG
- a CDS encoding RNA-guided endonuclease InsQ/TnpB family protein, with protein MIRCLKTSFRANKETIDRLFQCNQVSGEVWNRCLELAKEHHLKTGKWVTKSELQKSTKGIYPIHSQSVQAVCHKYLFARDAAHQAKKAGYATKYPYKQKKHFNTKWVNNGFKVFGNGKIELSMGNFEGKRQAPLVVWVKNFPVGQIKEIELIFDKQLMLSIAYENGQTVKEHTFENRAAIDVGEVHTIAAVAENGENVILTGRKLRSIHRLRNKKLAELQRKMSKCTKGSQQWKKYNRAKQYVLTKSERQLQDGLHKTTKQFVDWCVENEVKEVAFGDVDGVQRNTSRRKKKKVRRRTTNQKLSNWSFGKVYAYLTYKLEVESVKIDKHDESFTTQQCPCCTKRRKISSRLYKCPCGYSNHRDIHGAANFFAKTFYGKIRELDFSLKQTKYLRIA; from the coding sequence ATGATTCGTTGTCTTAAAACATCTTTTCGGGCGAATAAGGAAACGATTGACCGATTATTTCAGTGTAATCAAGTTTCTGGGGAAGTATGGAATCGCTGTTTGGAACTCGCGAAAGAGCACCATCTGAAAACGGGTAAATGGGTCACAAAAAGTGAATTGCAAAAAAGTACAAAAGGGATCTATCCGATTCATTCCCAATCAGTACAAGCTGTTTGCCATAAATATTTATTTGCCCGGGATGCGGCACATCAAGCCAAAAAAGCAGGTTATGCAACTAAATATCCCTATAAACAGAAAAAGCATTTCAATACAAAATGGGTGAACAATGGTTTCAAGGTGTTTGGGAACGGCAAAATCGAATTATCCATGGGTAATTTTGAGGGAAAAAGACAGGCTCCTCTTGTTGTTTGGGTGAAAAATTTTCCAGTAGGCCAAATTAAAGAAATTGAATTAATTTTCGATAAGCAGCTTATGTTATCCATCGCTTACGAAAACGGTCAAACAGTCAAAGAACATACCTTTGAAAATCGAGCAGCTATCGATGTTGGCGAAGTGCATACTATTGCGGCAGTGGCTGAAAATGGTGAAAATGTCATCCTGACTGGTCGTAAACTCCGCTCGATTCATCGACTGCGCAATAAAAAACTTGCTGAACTACAACGGAAAATGAGCAAGTGTACAAAAGGCTCTCAGCAGTGGAAAAAGTATAACCGAGCGAAACAATATGTGTTAACTAAAAGTGAAAGACAGCTCCAAGATGGGCTTCATAAAACCACAAAACAATTTGTTGACTGGTGCGTTGAAAATGAAGTGAAAGAAGTGGCATTTGGTGATGTAGATGGCGTGCAACGCAATACTTCTCGCCGTAAAAAGAAAAAGGTTCGGCGTCGAACGACGAACCAAAAACTATCGAATTGGTCTTTCGGTAAAGTATACGCCTATTTGACGTACAAACTAGAAGTAGAAAGTGTTAAAATTGATAAACACGATGAAAGTTTTACTACGCAGCAATGTCCTTGCTGTACGAAGAGACGCAAAATATCTTCGAGATTGTACAAATGCCCATGCGGCTACTCCAACCATCGTGACATTCACGGGGCAGCCAATTTCTTCGCCAAAACATTTTATGGGAAAATTAGAGAACTGGATTTCAGTTTGAAACAAACAAAGTATCTACGGATTGCCTAA
- a CDS encoding DUF2619 domain-containing protein → MVLSGGRFIDLEKALYINTLLALVGPVVLIITTGVALFGLAEKISLARMICLFAGIILILFSLKAK, encoded by the coding sequence ATCGTTTTAAGTGGCGGGAGGTTCATCGATTTAGAAAAGGCCCTTTATATCAATACGCTACTAGCATTAGTAGGTCCTGTTGTTTTAATTATTACGACAGGGGTAGCATTATTTGGCCTTGCTGAAAAGATTTCATTGGCTAGAATGATTTGTCTGTTTGCAGGAATCATACTGATTCTTTTTAGTCTGAAAGCTAAATGA
- a CDS encoding histidine phosphatase family protein yields MKLNTGVAAGKTKDWVKTNKNPRIRSGFDLDYQEFQDGESWREFYSRVCDCMQRVYESEKDKNLLIVTHGGTLGYILAWWMKFEAKMIVNAYFSSSVGGITVLSQNSFQQNVVNKFNDTSHFDLLS; encoded by the coding sequence GTGAAATTAAATACTGGCGTTGCAGCAGGAAAAACAAAGGACTGGGTAAAAACAAATAAAAATCCTCGAATCAGAAGTGGATTTGATTTAGATTATCAGGAATTTCAAGATGGTGAGAGCTGGCGAGAATTTTATAGTCGGGTTTGCGATTGTATGCAAAGGGTATATGAGTCAGAAAAGGATAAAAACCTGTTGATTGTCACACATGGAGGAACTTTGGGTTACATACTTGCTTGGTGGATGAAATTCGAGGCAAAAATGATAGTTAATGCATACTTTTCCTCGTCAGTAGGGGGTATTACAGTTCTTAGTCAAAATAGTTTTCAGCAAAATGTTGTAAATAAATTTAATGATACATCCCATTTTGATTTATTAAGCTAA
- a CDS encoding histidine phosphatase family protein — protein sequence MSNIILLQHCQSEHHINNMSGGWTDSPLTEVGRKQAEIVGGKLKELIDNNVYTLYSSDLLRASQTAEIVGTQLGLNVIQDKGLREIKYWRCSRKNKGLGKNK from the coding sequence ATGAGTAACATTATCTTGTTACAGCATTGTCAATCAGAACATCATATAAATAATATGTCAGGTGGATGGACAGATTCTCCTTTAACTGAAGTAGGTAGAAAACAAGCAGAAATTGTAGGCGGTAAATTAAAAGAACTTATAGATAATAACGTTTATACCTTGTATTCATCTGACTTATTGAGAGCATCACAAACAGCAGAGATAGTTGGAACACAATTAGGTTTAAATGTCATTCAAGATAAAGGACTACGTGAAATTAAATACTGGCGTTGCAGCAGGAAAAACAAAGGACTGGGTAAAAACAAATAA